A genomic window from Streptomyces brevispora includes:
- the era gene encoding GTPase Era encodes MGAMSARPNPEAAAQQAENTAPHRAGFACFVGRPNAGKSTLTNALVGQKVAITSNRPQTTRHTVRGIVHRPDAQLILVDTPGLHKPRTLLGERLNDVVRTTWAEVDVIGFCLPADQKLGPGDKYIVKELAGIKKTPKIAIITKSDLVESKQLAEQLLAVSRLGEELGFEWAEIIPVSAVKDDQVGLLADLIAPLLPESPPLYPEGDLTDEPEMVMVAELIREAALEGVRDELPHSIAVVVEEMLPREDRPADKPLLDIHANVYIERPSQKGIIIGPKGKRLKDVGTKSRKHIEALLGTPVFLDLHVKVAKDWQRDPKQLRKLGF; translated from the coding sequence ATGGGCGCCATGAGCGCTCGACCTAACCCAGAAGCTGCTGCGCAGCAGGCTGAGAACACCGCCCCTCACCGGGCCGGTTTCGCCTGCTTCGTGGGCCGTCCCAACGCGGGCAAGTCCACCCTTACGAACGCTCTGGTCGGCCAGAAGGTGGCGATCACGTCCAACCGGCCACAGACCACCCGGCACACGGTCCGCGGCATCGTGCACCGGCCGGACGCGCAGCTGATCCTGGTCGACACCCCCGGCCTCCACAAGCCGCGCACCCTGCTGGGCGAGCGTCTCAACGACGTCGTACGCACCACCTGGGCCGAGGTCGACGTCATCGGTTTCTGCCTGCCCGCCGACCAGAAGCTCGGCCCCGGCGACAAGTACATCGTCAAGGAACTCGCGGGCATCAAGAAGACGCCCAAGATCGCGATCATCACCAAGTCCGACCTGGTCGAGTCCAAGCAGCTCGCCGAACAGCTGCTGGCCGTCTCCCGCCTCGGCGAGGAGCTCGGCTTCGAGTGGGCGGAGATCATCCCGGTCTCGGCCGTCAAGGACGACCAGGTCGGCCTGCTGGCCGACCTGATCGCCCCGCTGCTCCCCGAGAGCCCGCCGCTCTACCCGGAGGGCGACCTCACCGACGAACCCGAGATGGTCATGGTCGCGGAGCTGATCCGCGAGGCCGCACTCGAAGGCGTACGGGACGAGCTGCCGCACTCCATCGCGGTCGTCGTCGAGGAGATGCTGCCGCGCGAGGACCGTCCGGCGGACAAGCCGCTGCTCGACATCCACGCCAACGTCTACATCGAGCGGCCCAGCCAGAAGGGCATCATCATCGGCCCGAAGGGCAAGCGGCTCAAGGACGTCGGCACGAAGTCGCGCAAGCACATCGAGGCGCTGCTCGGTACGCCGGTCTTCCTGGACCTGCACGTGAAGGTCGCCAAGGACTGGCAGCGGGACCCCAAGCAGCTGCGCAAACTGGGGTTCTGA
- a CDS encoding WxL protein peptidoglycan domain-containing protein — translation MRKLSVLLLTGALLLLGAPVAEAADNGSWSVFPATTATGTRPYFYLSADPGATLTDKVTVKNKTAEPLTFRLYAADAYNTERDGGFAVRAQNEKQRSVGAWARTDRDRVTVKPHGSVTVPVTIKVPEGAEPGDHPGALVALDERIDPADAGAVAVGIQKAVGARIYLRVNGPTMPALSVDDVKVEHTQPLVPGTGTSRAVISYTLRNRGNVTLSPKVALKAEGLFGRTLLARDLKRIPSELLPRQEVRLTEEWKGAPQLEWGEIKLTASARDTRESAAAGYFALPWLVAGVLLVILAGGAGVWIRARRSRHRTA, via the coding sequence GTGCGCAAGCTGTCCGTACTCCTTCTGACCGGCGCCCTGCTCCTGCTCGGCGCCCCCGTGGCCGAAGCCGCCGACAACGGCAGCTGGTCGGTCTTCCCGGCCACCACCGCCACCGGCACCCGGCCGTACTTCTACCTCTCGGCCGACCCCGGAGCCACCCTCACCGACAAGGTCACCGTCAAGAACAAGACCGCCGAGCCGCTGACCTTCCGGCTGTACGCGGCCGACGCGTACAACACCGAACGCGACGGCGGATTCGCGGTCCGCGCCCAGAACGAGAAGCAGCGCTCCGTCGGCGCCTGGGCGAGGACCGACCGCGACCGGGTCACCGTGAAGCCGCACGGCTCGGTCACCGTGCCCGTCACGATCAAGGTCCCCGAGGGTGCCGAACCGGGCGATCACCCCGGCGCTCTCGTCGCCCTGGACGAGCGCATCGACCCCGCCGACGCGGGCGCCGTGGCCGTCGGCATCCAGAAGGCGGTCGGTGCCCGGATCTATCTGCGGGTCAACGGTCCGACGATGCCCGCGCTCTCCGTCGACGACGTCAAGGTCGAGCACACCCAGCCACTGGTCCCGGGCACCGGCACGTCCCGGGCCGTCATCTCGTACACGCTCCGCAACCGCGGCAACGTAACCCTCAGCCCCAAGGTCGCGCTCAAGGCCGAGGGGCTCTTCGGCCGCACCCTGCTCGCCCGCGACCTGAAGCGCATCCCGTCCGAGCTGCTGCCACGCCAGGAGGTCCGGCTCACCGAGGAGTGGAAGGGCGCGCCGCAGCTGGAGTGGGGCGAGATCAAGCTGACCGCCAGCGCCCGCGACACCCGCGAGTCCGCCGCCGCCGGGTACTTCGCGCTGCCCTGGCTGGTCGCCGGGGTGCTGCTGGTGATTCTTGCCGGGGGTGCGGGGGTGTGGATTCGGGCACGTCGGAGCCGTCACCGCACGGCCTGA
- a CDS encoding beta-xylosidase, whose translation MSPAIRRSDHPGTRRRSRRWAAALGVGALVVTGGGLLAGPAQAMAAASVAVDFPTHCIPPAIAGIPPIDGTTSAQITVDNAAPKVGETVTVTYTVVKAAASNPVDLALPADIMTPTGKVTVAGAQSTDVTVSGPKKNDPVPPKGAFPSFSMTGTFTVTAPGKITLSPSDYNIHTSYIMELDTPCTVIDPPAPVSQTIIASDGGGQVNERAIHLGSASGAAGDQVTVTGSKFTAGAAVTLAGRAGNAPTGDTATVTADGSGAFSGQLTVNDPATTGIVAYEGAGWDAAKGAGPQTYTVTGGGGETPDGSQKLTSSVKAGTLSMSQAGDSVELSAVDFGKGGASTGALRTVTVKDFRGGPAGWSLTGKVTDFKGPAGATIGASALGWSPACAAKAGSPSTCAAGSEGSVGSAGATLASTPNGAFTGGEFTVDAQLSLDVPAYSATGAYSGVLTLTLT comes from the coding sequence ATGAGTCCAGCCATTCGAAGATCCGACCACCCGGGAACGCGGCGCCGAAGCCGCCGCTGGGCTGCGGCGCTGGGTGTGGGGGCGCTCGTCGTCACCGGGGGAGGACTGCTCGCCGGGCCCGCCCAGGCCATGGCCGCGGCGTCCGTGGCGGTGGACTTCCCGACCCACTGCATCCCGCCCGCGATCGCCGGGATTCCGCCGATCGACGGGACGACGTCGGCACAGATCACCGTCGACAACGCGGCCCCCAAGGTCGGCGAAACGGTCACGGTGACGTACACCGTCGTCAAGGCGGCCGCGAGCAACCCGGTCGATCTGGCGCTGCCCGCCGACATCATGACGCCGACCGGCAAGGTCACCGTCGCCGGTGCGCAGTCCACCGACGTCACGGTGTCGGGCCCGAAGAAGAACGATCCAGTCCCCCCCAAGGGAGCGTTCCCGTCGTTCTCCATGACCGGAACGTTCACGGTCACCGCGCCCGGCAAGATCACCCTCTCGCCCAGCGACTACAACATCCACACCAGCTACATCATGGAGCTGGACACGCCCTGCACGGTCATCGATCCGCCCGCGCCCGTCTCCCAGACGATCATCGCGTCGGACGGCGGCGGCCAGGTCAACGAGCGTGCCATCCATCTCGGTTCGGCCTCCGGCGCGGCCGGTGACCAGGTCACCGTCACCGGGTCGAAGTTCACCGCGGGCGCGGCCGTCACCCTCGCCGGCCGGGCCGGGAACGCCCCGACCGGCGACACGGCGACGGTCACCGCGGACGGCTCGGGCGCCTTCAGCGGACAGCTGACCGTCAACGACCCGGCGACCACCGGCATCGTCGCCTACGAGGGCGCCGGCTGGGACGCCGCCAAGGGTGCGGGCCCCCAGACCTACACCGTCACCGGTGGTGGCGGCGAGACACCGGACGGGAGCCAGAAGCTGACCTCGTCCGTCAAGGCGGGCACGCTCTCCATGTCACAGGCCGGGGACTCCGTCGAACTGTCGGCGGTCGACTTCGGGAAGGGCGGCGCATCCACCGGCGCCCTGCGGACCGTGACGGTCAAGGACTTCCGCGGTGGCCCCGCGGGCTGGTCGCTGACCGGCAAGGTCACCGACTTCAAGGGTCCGGCCGGTGCGACGATCGGCGCCTCCGCGCTCGGCTGGAGCCCGGCCTGCGCGGCGAAGGCCGGCAGCCCGAGCACCTGCGCGGCGGGCTCCGAGGGCTCGGTCGGCAGCGCGGGGGCCACGCTGGCCTCCACGCCGAACGGTGCCTTCACCGGCGGTGAGTTCACCGTCGACGCACAGCTGTCCCTGGACGTGCCGGCGTACTCCGCCACCGGCGCGTACTCCGGCGTGCTCACGCTCACCCTGACGTGA
- a CDS encoding DUF981 family protein, with translation MPTYNTIMSLAAGVGLLLVVALGYQILTGKSVVPDSWALAFGVLGLILFATGLHMTLTWPLAGQGFPFDNVIFGEPSLAFGVLLLAASLYLWKRGAALEASGDRPRTVAVLSGPVSLLVFGLGLACLAIAAAGWKYTLFAAPPEEPISGEFADHPLLEASFMSMLYVLVGVGAILFPLVLRRRGGAVAWVVGVCWTLGGLAFLLFGALNYFTHIGLIVNTM, from the coding sequence ATGCCCACCTACAACACCATCATGTCTCTCGCAGCGGGTGTCGGACTGCTGCTCGTCGTCGCCCTCGGATACCAGATCCTCACCGGGAAGAGCGTGGTGCCCGACAGCTGGGCACTGGCCTTCGGGGTCCTGGGGCTGATCCTGTTCGCGACCGGACTGCACATGACCCTCACCTGGCCGCTGGCCGGACAGGGGTTCCCGTTCGACAACGTGATCTTCGGTGAGCCGTCGCTCGCCTTCGGGGTCCTGCTTCTGGCCGCTTCGCTCTACCTGTGGAAGCGCGGCGCCGCGCTCGAAGCTTCCGGCGACCGCCCGCGCACCGTCGCTGTCCTGTCGGGCCCCGTCTCCCTTCTGGTTTTCGGACTGGGTCTTGCCTGTCTCGCGATCGCCGCGGCGGGCTGGAAGTACACCCTGTTCGCGGCGCCGCCGGAGGAGCCCATCTCGGGCGAGTTCGCTGACCACCCGCTCCTGGAGGCCAGCTTCATGTCCATGCTCTACGTACTGGTGGGAGTGGGGGCGATTCTCTTCCCGTTGGTGCTGCGGCGCCGCGGAGGCGCCGTCGCGTGGGTCGTCGGAGTCTGCTGGACCCTTGGGGGGCTGGCGTTTCTGTTGTTCGGAGCCCTGAACTACTTCACCCACATCGGACTGATCGTCAACACGATGTGA
- a CDS encoding cytidine deaminase, producing MTESTDLGAEDRKIVTLARSARARNGVPEGAAVRDETGRTYVAGTVQLESLRLSALRTAVAMAVASGATSLEAAAVVSEAQAPSDEDLAAVRDLGGADTPVLLAGPDGVLRLSVTAG from the coding sequence ATGACTGAGAGCACCGACCTCGGCGCCGAGGACCGCAAGATCGTCACGCTGGCGCGCAGCGCCCGCGCACGCAACGGTGTGCCGGAGGGCGCGGCCGTGCGGGACGAGACCGGACGTACGTATGTGGCGGGCACGGTGCAGCTGGAGTCGCTGCGGCTCAGCGCGCTCCGGACGGCCGTCGCCATGGCTGTCGCGAGCGGCGCCACCTCGCTGGAGGCGGCCGCCGTCGTGTCCGAGGCGCAGGCACCCTCGGACGAGGACCTTGCCGCGGTACGGGACCTGGGGGGAGCCGACACGCCCGTGCTGCTCGCCGGCCCGGACGGGGTGCTGCGGCTCAGCGTGACGGCGGGCTGA
- a CDS encoding MmcQ/YjbR family DNA-binding protein, which produces MTPKELRAFCLRFNASAEEFPFGPEASVFKVLGKMFALSSLDARPLKVNLKCDPDEAVRLREEHEAVAPGWHMNKRHWNTVTVSGLPDARVRELIEDSYDLVVAGLPRAERLRLDRG; this is translated from the coding sequence ATGACTCCGAAGGAACTGAGGGCGTTCTGCCTGCGGTTCAACGCGAGCGCCGAGGAGTTCCCGTTCGGGCCGGAGGCGTCCGTCTTCAAGGTGCTCGGCAAGATGTTCGCGCTGAGCTCCCTGGACGCGCGGCCGCTGAAGGTGAACCTCAAGTGCGACCCCGACGAGGCGGTGCGGCTCCGGGAGGAGCACGAGGCCGTGGCGCCGGGGTGGCACATGAACAAGCGGCACTGGAACACGGTGACCGTCTCCGGGCTCCCGGACGCACGAGTGCGTGAGCTGATCGAGGACAGTTACGACCTGGTGGTGGCGGGGCTGCCGCGGGCGGAGCGGTTGCGGCTGGACCGGGGGTAG
- a CDS encoding hemolysin family protein, which translates to MSLPLVLGVVLLVVVGWLAACAEAGIARTSSFRAAEAVRSGRRGSDKLEQVAADPTRYLNVALLVRVACEMSAGVLVTYACLMELPETWEALAVSMGVMVLVSYVAIGVSPRTIGRQHPLNTATASAYVLLPLARIMGPVPQLLILIGNALTPGKGFRKGPFASEAELRAMVDLAEQESLIEDEERRMVHSVFELGDTLVREVMVPRTDLVCIERYKTIRQALTLALRSGFSRIPVTGENEDDIVGIVYLKDLVRKTHINRESEADLVSTAMRPAVFVPDTKNAGDLLREMQQDRNHVAVVIDEYGGTAGIVTIEDILEEIVGEITDEYDRELPPVQQLENGCFRVTARLDIGDLGDLFGLDEYDDEDVETVGGLLAKALGRVPIAGASSEVELPDGRRLRLTAESPAGRRNKIVTVLVEPLAPHEEAAA; encoded by the coding sequence GTGAGTCTTCCTCTCGTTCTCGGGGTCGTCCTGCTGGTCGTCGTCGGCTGGCTGGCGGCCTGCGCCGAGGCCGGTATCGCGCGTACGTCGAGCTTCCGGGCCGCCGAGGCGGTCCGCTCGGGCCGTCGCGGCAGCGACAAGCTGGAACAGGTCGCGGCCGATCCGACGCGCTATCTCAATGTCGCCCTGCTGGTGCGGGTCGCCTGCGAGATGTCGGCCGGGGTGCTGGTCACGTACGCCTGTCTGATGGAACTTCCCGAGACGTGGGAGGCGCTGGCCGTCTCCATGGGTGTGATGGTCCTCGTCTCCTATGTCGCCATCGGGGTCTCGCCGCGCACCATCGGCCGCCAGCACCCGCTGAACACGGCCACGGCGTCGGCGTACGTCCTGCTGCCGCTGGCCAGGATCATGGGACCGGTCCCGCAGCTGCTGATCCTCATCGGCAACGCGCTGACGCCGGGCAAGGGGTTTCGCAAGGGACCGTTCGCCAGTGAGGCCGAACTGCGGGCGATGGTCGACCTCGCCGAGCAGGAGTCGCTGATCGAGGACGAGGAGCGCCGCATGGTGCACTCCGTCTTCGAGCTCGGCGACACCCTCGTGCGCGAGGTGATGGTGCCGCGCACCGACCTCGTCTGCATCGAGCGCTACAAGACGATCCGGCAGGCGCTCACCCTCGCACTGCGCTCCGGCTTCTCGCGGATCCCGGTCACCGGGGAGAACGAGGACGACATCGTCGGGATCGTCTATCTGAAGGACCTGGTCCGCAAGACGCACATCAACCGGGAGTCGGAGGCCGATCTGGTCTCCACCGCGATGCGTCCCGCGGTGTTCGTGCCCGACACGAAGAACGCCGGTGATCTGCTGCGCGAGATGCAGCAGGACCGCAACCACGTCGCGGTCGTCATCGACGAGTACGGCGGTACGGCGGGCATCGTCACCATCGAGGACATCCTGGAGGAGATCGTCGGCGAGATCACCGACGAGTACGACCGCGAGCTCCCTCCGGTCCAGCAGTTGGAGAACGGCTGCTTCCGGGTCACCGCGCGCCTCGATATCGGGGACCTCGGCGATCTGTTCGGCCTCGACGAGTACGACGACGAGGACGTGGAGACGGTCGGCGGGCTGCTCGCGAAGGCGCTGGGACGGGTCCCGATCGCCGGCGCCTCCTCGGAGGTGGAACTCCCCGACGGGCGACGGCTGCGGCTGACCGCGGAGTCCCCGGCGGGCCGCCGGAACAAGATCGTCACGGTGCTGGTGGAGCCGCTGGCTCCGCACGAGGAGGCGGCGGCATGA
- the ybeY gene encoding rRNA maturation RNase YbeY: MSIDVNNESGTEVDEQAILDIARYALARMRIHPLSELSVIVVDTDAMEQLHIQWMDLTGPTDVMSFPMDELRPPAKDDEEPPQGLLGDIVLCPEVAKKQGEDADTQHSMDEELQLLTVHGVLHLLGYDHEEPDEKAEMFGLQAAIVDGWRGERGMTGPSPAPTVS, encoded by the coding sequence ATGTCGATCGACGTCAACAACGAGTCCGGAACCGAGGTCGACGAGCAGGCGATCCTCGACATCGCCCGCTACGCACTCGCCCGGATGCGGATCCACCCGCTCTCCGAGCTCTCGGTGATCGTGGTGGACACCGACGCCATGGAACAGCTCCACATCCAGTGGATGGACCTGACGGGTCCGACGGACGTCATGTCCTTCCCGATGGACGAACTGCGTCCGCCGGCCAAGGACGACGAGGAGCCCCCGCAGGGGCTCCTCGGTGACATCGTGCTCTGCCCGGAGGTCGCGAAGAAGCAGGGCGAGGACGCCGACACGCAGCACTCCATGGACGAGGAGCTCCAGCTCCTCACCGTCCACGGGGTGCTGCACCTGCTCGGCTACGACCACGAGGAGCCGGACGAGAAGGCCGAGATGTTCGGCCTCCAGGCGGCGATCGTGGACGGCTGGCGCGGTGAGCGCGGTATGACCGGTCCGTCGCCCGCCCCCACCGTCTCGTGA
- a CDS encoding PhoH family protein, which produces MTQTPTQPQARAHIDIPAAHPMVMLLGSGDSLLRVIEAAFPAADIHVRGNEISATGNTAEIALIQRLFDEMVLVLRTGQPMTEDAVERSIAMLRASGNGQADGTETPAEVLTQNILSSRGRTIRPKTLNQKRYVDAIDKHTIVFGIGPAGTGKTYLAMAKAVQALQSKQVSRIILTRPAVEAGERLGFLPGTLFDKIDPYLRPLYDALHDMLDPDSIPRLMAAGTIEVAPLAYMRGRTLNDAFIILDEAQNTSAEQMKMFLTRLGFDSKIVVTGDVTQVDLPNGTKSGLRQVQDILEGIDDVHFSRLTSQDVVRHKLVGRIVDAYEKYDNQVEQDGPAGKGRGRHNGK; this is translated from the coding sequence ATGACTCAGACACCCACACAGCCGCAGGCGCGTGCCCACATCGACATCCCGGCCGCACACCCCATGGTGATGCTCCTGGGATCGGGCGACTCGCTGCTGCGCGTGATCGAAGCGGCGTTCCCGGCAGCCGACATCCACGTCCGGGGCAATGAGATAAGCGCGACGGGCAACACGGCGGAAATCGCCCTGATCCAGCGCCTGTTCGACGAGATGGTGCTGGTGCTCCGCACCGGTCAGCCGATGACGGAGGACGCTGTGGAACGTTCGATCGCGATGCTCAGGGCCAGTGGCAACGGCCAGGCGGACGGCACGGAGACCCCGGCCGAGGTACTCACCCAGAACATCCTCTCCAGCCGCGGCCGCACGATCCGCCCCAAGACGCTCAACCAGAAGCGGTACGTCGACGCGATCGACAAGCACACGATCGTCTTCGGTATCGGCCCCGCCGGTACCGGCAAGACCTACCTCGCCATGGCCAAGGCGGTCCAGGCCCTGCAGTCCAAGCAGGTCAGCCGGATCATCCTGACCCGCCCCGCGGTCGAGGCCGGCGAGCGGCTCGGCTTCCTGCCCGGCACGCTCTTCGACAAGATCGACCCGTACCTGCGCCCGCTCTACGACGCGCTGCACGACATGCTCGACCCGGACTCGATCCCGCGGCTGATGGCGGCGGGGACGATCGAGGTGGCGCCGCTGGCCTACATGAGGGGCCGTACCCTCAACGACGCCTTCATCATCCTCGACGAGGCGCAGAACACCAGCGCCGAGCAGATGAAGATGTTCCTGACCCGGCTCGGCTTCGACTCGAAGATCGTCGTCACCGGTGACGTCACCCAGGTGGACCTGCCGAACGGGACCAAGAGCGGTCTGCGACAGGTGCAGGACATTCTGGAGGGCATCGACGACGTCCACTTCTCCCGGCTCACGTCCCAGGATGTCGTCCGGCACAAGCTGGTCGGCCGTATCGTCGACGCGTACGAGAAGTACGACAACCAAGTCGAACAGGACGGTCCGGCCGGCAAGGGCCGGGGTCGCCACAACGGGAAGTAG